In one window of Hyla sarda isolate aHylSar1 chromosome 1, aHylSar1.hap1, whole genome shotgun sequence DNA:
- the LOC130296490 gene encoding LOW QUALITY PROTEIN: zinc finger protein 665-like (The sequence of the model RefSeq protein was modified relative to this genomic sequence to represent the inferred CDS: substituted 2 bases at 2 genomic stop codons) has product MDQGKDLNYINATDIKEEEETYVSGDDQYKEDIPTGKDLIYINATDMKEEVEETDVSGDEKYKEHIPTDDCTRRSEENLISSYYKADDDITQDTYEEHSIIPDTPSALHSQDLSSVNVKSHLVEHQRIHTGKKLFSCQECGKCFIFKSQLDGHVRIHTGEKPFSCQECGKWFSVKSYLVAHQKIHTGENLFSCPECGKCFILKSKLDIHVRTHTGEKPFSCPECGKCFTLKSHLDRHLRTHTGEKPFSCQDCGKCFHTKSHLVRHQRIHTGEKPFSCSECGKCFILKSQLDIHVRNHTGEKPFSCQECGKCFIFKSQFDRHVRIHTGEKPFSCQECGKCFAIKSILVDHQRIHTGEKPFSCSECGKCFTMKSYLVAHQRTHTGEKPFSCQECAKCFTMKSDLVAHQRTHTGEKPFSCQECGKWFSGKSYLVAHQKIHTGENLFSCPECGKCFILKSKLDIHVRTHTGEKPFSCPECGKCFTLKSHLDRHLRTHTGEKPFSCQECGKCFTFKSQLDIHVKTHTGEKPFSCQECGKCFFMKSIFVDHQRIHTGEKPFSCSECGKCFTTKSHLVRHQRTHTGEKPFSCQECGKCFTMKSYLVAHQIIHIGEKPFSCTECGKCFILKSQLDIHVRTHTGEKPFSCPECGKCFTMKKYLVGHQIIHTGKKPFSCLECGKCFVAKSHLVAHRRIHTGEKPFSCSECGKCFILKSQLDIHVRNHTGEKPFSCQECGKCFIFKSQLDRHVRIHIGDMPFSCQECGKCFIFKSQLDRHVRTHTGEKPFSCQECGKCFAIKSILVDHQRIHTGEKPFSCSECGKCFTMKSYLVRHQRTHTGEKPFSCLKCGKCFVEKARLVNHQITHTGEKPFSCXXCGKCFTQKSHLVEHQRIHTQKKQIS; this is encoded by the coding sequence ATgactgtaccaggagatcagaggagaatcttatatcttcatattataaagcagatgatgatatcacacaagatacatatgaagaacattccattatcccagatacaccctcagcccttcacagccaagatctctcaTCTGTGAATGTTAAGTCACATCTTGTTgagcatcagagaattcacacagggaagaaacttttttcatgccaagaatgtgggaaatgttttattttcaaatcacagcttgatggacatgtgagaattcacacaggggagaagccattttcatgccaagaatgtgggaaatggtTTTCTGTGAAATCATATCTTGTTGCAcatcagaaaattcacacaggggagaatttATTTTCGTgcccagaatgtggaaaatgttttattctcAAATCAAAGCTTGATATCCatgtgagaactcacacaggggaaaagccattttcttgcccagaatgtgggaaatgttttactctcaAATCACATCTTGATAGACatttgagaactcacacaggggaaaagccattttctTGCCAAGACTGTGGAAAATGTTTTCAtacgaaatcacatcttgttcgaCATCAGAGAatacacacaggggagaaacccttttcatgctcagaatgtggaaaatgttttattctcAAATCACAGCTTGATATCCATGTGAGAaatcacacaggggaaaagccattttcatgccaagaatgtggaaaatgttttattttcaaatcGCAGTTTGATAGACAtgtgagaattcacacaggggagaagccgttttcatgccaagaatgtgggaaatgttttgctattaAATCAATTCTTGTTGACCATCAGcggattcacacaggggagaagccattttcctgctcagaatgtgggaaatgttttactatgaaatcatatcttgttgcacatcagagaactcacacaggggagaagccattttcatgccaagaatgtgcgaaatgttttactatgaaatcagatcttgttgcacatcagagaactcacacaggggagaagccattttcatgccaagaatgtgggaaatggtTTTCTGGGAAATCATATCTTGTTGCAcatcagaaaattcacacaggggagaatttattttcatgcccagaatgtggaaaatgttttattctcAAATCAAAGCTTGATATCCatgtgagaactcacacaggggagaagccgttttcttgccctgaatgtgggaaatgttttactctcaAATCACATCTTGATAGACatttgagaactcacacaggggaaaagccattttcttgccaagaatgtggaaaatgttttactttcaaaTCACAGCTTGATATACATGTGAAAACTCACACTggggagaagccgttttcatgccaagaatgtgggaaatgtttttttatGAAATCAATATTTGTTGACCATCAGcggattcacacaggggagaagccattttcctgctcagaatgtgggaaatgttttactacgaaatcacatcttgttcgacatcagagaactcacacaggggagaagccattttcatgccaagaatgtgggaaatgttttactatgaaatcatatcttgttgCACATCAGATAATTCACATAGGGGAGAAGCCCTTTTCATgcacagaatgtggaaaatgttttattctcAAATCACAGCTTGATATCCatgtgagaactcacacaggggaaaagccattttcttgcccagaatgtgggaaatgttttactatgaaAAAATATCTTGTTGGCCATCAGATAATTCACACAgggaagaagccattttcatgcttagaatgtggaaaatgttttgtggCGAAATCACATCTCGTTGCACATCGGAGAatacacacaggggagaagcccttttcatgctcagaatgtggaaaatgttttattctcAAATCACAGCTTGATATCCATGTGAGAaatcacacaggggaaaagccattttcatgccaagaatgtggaaaatgttttattttcaaatcaCAGCTTGATAGACATGTGAGAATTCACATAGGGGATATGCcattttcatgccaagaatgtggaaaatgttttattttcaaatcacagcttgatagacatgtgagaactcacacaggggagaagccgttttcatgccaagaatgtgggaaatgttttgctattaAATCAATTCTTGTTGACCATCAGcggattcacacaggggagaagccattttcctgctcagaatgtgggaaatgttttactatgaaATCTTATCTTGTtcgacatcagagaactcacacaggggagaagccattttcatgcttaaaatgtggaaaatgttttgtggAGAAAGCACGGCTTGTTAAccatcaaataactcacacaggggagaagccattttcatgttgataatgtgggaaatgttttactcagaaatcacatcttgttgaacatcagagaattcacacacaaAAGAAGCAAATTTCATGA